A window from Clupea harengus chromosome 14, Ch_v2.0.2, whole genome shotgun sequence encodes these proteins:
- the gjb10 gene encoding gap junction protein beta 10, which yields MNWSALQGLISGVNKYSTAFGRVWLSIVFIFRIMVFVVAAEKVWGDDQKDFKCNTAQPGCHNVCYDHFFPVSHIRLWALQLIFVTCPSFLVMMHVQYREERERKNRLKYGEDVKRLYLNTGKKRGGLWWTYVLTLVFKMAVDATFVYLLYHIYEGYDFPSLIKCSQAPCPNLVDCFISRPTEKRIFTLFMVISSLVCIILCLIETIYLVGKRCVKIGSRMQSSRKMQMTASMMNVRNPNMLVLEPLSDKRPNKEAVSPAPSYSVAMSKT from the coding sequence ATGAACTGGTCAGCTCTACAAGGCCTCATTAGTGGGGTCAACAAATACTCTACGGCATTTGGCCGTGTTTGGCTGTCCATCGTTTTTATCTTCCGAATCATGGTATTCGTGGTCGCAGCCGAGAAGGTTTGGGGTGATGACCAGAAAGACTTCAAGTGCAACACGGCACAGCCCGGCTGCCACAATGTCTGCTACGACCACTTCTTCCCTGTGTCCCACATCCGGCTGTGGGCCTTACAGCTCATCTTTGTCACCTGCCCCTCCTTCTTGGTGATGATGCATGTGCAATATCGAGAGGAACGTGAACGAAAGAACCGTCTCAAGTACGGCGAGGACGTCAAGCGTCTCTACCTGAACACAGGCAAGAAGCGCGGAGGCCTGTGGTGGACCTACGTCCTCACCCTCGTCTTCAAGATGGCAGTAGACGCCACCTTCGTCTACCTGCTCTACCACATCTACGAGGGCTACGACTTCCCGTCGCTAATCAAGTGCTCGCAGGCGCCATGCCCTAACCTAGTGGACTGCTTCATCTCTCGGCCCACAGAGAAGCGCATCTTCACCCTCTTCATGGTGATCTCCAGCCTGGTGTGCATCATACTCTGCTTAATTGAGACCATCTACCTGGTGGGCAAGCGCTGTGTGAAGATTGGCAGCCGGATGCAATCCTCTCGGAAAATGCAGATGACGGCCTCCATGATGAATGTCAGGAACCCGAACATGTTGGTGTTGGAGCCCCTCAGTGACAAGCGGCCCAACAAAGAAGCTGTTAGTCCAGCACCATCCTACAGTGTAGCCATGTCCAAGACATGA
- the wdr43 gene encoding WD repeat-containing protein 43 translates to MRLSEYADVRSASIMAADGGFSSQMLPCVFSPKSHQYLALCAQDGRLRIWNTDSKTLHQEYVPSAHLSATCTCIAWGPCRTAKEGPQRKKRKSEAGQSVETTDLLALGTAAGSILIYSTVKGALQCTLDGGHSGAVNTVQWHLEENVLYSGSDDTHIAEWDLQTGKMRCKWKADRNAVTSLCVSPDGKLLLSAGMTIKMWDLETKEVYRKFTGHSTMVTTLCFATTRPPDSNGLYFLSGAAHDRLLSVWQVRSDGKDKNAVVSFTLTDEPQHIDLLKSDSKEEAVRLAVVCKDGQLHLFEHFLNGPCKKPLTPVCSVQVSSVGGKSGDGDTPVPVPLLAAALNKEKQSVLLAYGNHLQPVIENTPVNTAERHVCLIRDIQATLSLSVDTAVSLVKTPIVNEKKMKVLVPGLPGHQAPPKAANQSGQPEKRKKGARTEMSIEERLEQVELSTLGKGGEKGISTLQTDSYAVLLVQGLESKDKSILNRIFQTRKEMLIRNTVSRVPLPAILPLLEELSTRIQGHPNTAHMAVDWLKAVLTLHTSYLSALPDLVSQLGRLYHLIESRVKGYQQLMRLHGKLYLLMTQAATSNRAHKINELDHTAKLVYEEDSSDEEGSGDEGLPENESENWEEDEEDGEDMDTMEERQNPADEEMREDSKANGDESDLDPENESEEE, encoded by the exons ATGCGTCTCTCTGAATACGCAGACGTACGCAGCGCTTCAATAATGGCGGCCGATGGAGGGTTCTCGTCGCAGATGCTACCCTGCGTTTTCTCTCCTAAATCACATCAATACCTGGCACTGTGTGCACAGGATGGTCGACTTCGTATTTGGAACACAGACAGCAAAACCCTGCACCAGGAATATGTGCCTTCTGCCCACTTGAGTGCCACTTGTACCTGCATAGCTTGGGGACCATGTCGGACGGCTAAG GAGGGGCctcagaggaaaaagaggaaatcTGAGGCAGGGCAGTCAGTGGAGACCACAGATCTGCTGGCACTGGGTACGGCAGCGGGCAGCATCCTCATCTACAGCACAGTCAAAGGGGCCCTGCAGTGCACACTG GATGGGGGTCATAGTGGTGCAGTGAACACCGTGCAGTGGCATCTGGAGGAGAATGTGCTCTACAGTGgctcagatgacacacacattgcGGAGTGGGACCTGCAAACAGGCAAAATGCGCTG TAAATGGAAGGCAGATCGTAACGCAGtgacaagtttgtgtgtgagtcccGATGGgaagctccttctctctgccgGCATGACGATCAAAATGTGGGACTTGGAGACCAAGGAGGTGTATAGG AAGTTCACCGGTCACTCCACCATGGTTACGACCCTGTGCTTCGCCACCACCCGTCCACCTGACAGCAATGGACTCTACTTCCTCTCTGGGGCGGCTCACGATCGACTCCTCAGTGTGTG GCAAGTGCGTTCAGATGGGAAGGATAAGAACGCTGTGGTgtcgttcacactgacagacgAGCCTCAGCACATTGACCTTCTCAAGTCAGACAGCAAGGAAGAG GCGGTGCGGTTAGCCGTGGTATGCAAGGACGGACAGCTGCATCTTTTTGAGCACTTTCTCAATGG gccCTGTAAGAAGCCCCTTACCCCAGTCTGCTCCGTGCAGGTGTCCAGTGTGGGGGGTAAATCTGGTGACGGTGACACGCCAGTGCCTGTGCCCTTGCTGGCCGCTGCCCTCAACAAAGAAAAGCAGAGCGTGCTGCTGGCATATGGCAACCACCTGCAGCCCGTCATTGAGAACACT CCTGTGAACACAGCAGAAAGACACGTATGTCTGATCCGGGACATACAGGCAACATTGTCCCTCTCCGTAGATACAGCCGTGTCCCTG gtgAAAACCCCAATAGTCAATGAGAAGAAAATGAAAGTGTTGGTGCCTGGTCTGCCGGGACACCAGGCACCACCCAAAGCAGCCAATCAAAGCGGCCAAccagaaaaaaggaagaagggCGCCCGGACTGAG ATGTCCATAGAGGAGCGCCTGGAGCAGGTGGAGCTCTCCACTTtaggaaagggaggggagaaggggatCTCCACccttcagacagacagttaTGCTGTGCTGCTGGTGCAAGGACTGGAGAGTAAAGATAAAAGCATCCTCAAC CGAATATTCCAGACTCGCAAGGAAATGTTGATTAGGAATACAGTTTCACGAGTACCCCTTCCAGCTATCTTGCCATTATTGGAGGAG CTTTCCACAAGGATACAAGGACATCCAAACAC AGCTCACATGGCAGTAGATTGGCTAAAGGCAGTGTTGACGCTACACACATCCTACCTGTCAGCA CTACCAGATTTGGTGTCTCAACTTGGAAGGCTGTATCATTTGATTGAGAGCAGAGTGAAGGGATACCAACAGCTAATGAGGCTCCATGGCAAGCTATACTTGCTAATGACCCAG GCGGCGACTAGCAACCGTGCCCATAAAATAAATGAGCTGGACCACACAGCCAAACTTGTGTATGAGGAAG ACTCCTCTGATGAAGAGGGTTCAGGAGACGAAGGACTGCCTGAGAATGAATCAGAG aactgggaggaggatgaggaagatgggGAAGATATGGACACaatggaggagaggcagaaTCCTGCTGAcgaggaaatgagagaggatTCCAAAGCAAATGGGGACGAGTCAGACCTAGATCCAGAAAATGAGAGTGAAGAAGAATGA